Proteins from a genomic interval of Staphylococcus debuckii:
- the menI gene encoding 1,4-dihydroxy-2-naphthoyl-CoA hydrolase MenI, protein MIYSITEIDSRYQETDKMGFIYHGNYVTWFEVARTDYIYKLGFNYAGMEERGIISPVTDLNIKYIKPVTYPEKVRVKTWVERYSRIRSLYCYEILNEQDEIVTKGSTEIICMTRDTRTPIRLDRRFPDWHETYQEVEKRNRAGETFEVTNGI, encoded by the coding sequence ATGATATACAGTATCACTGAAATTGATTCAAGATATCAAGAAACTGATAAGATGGGCTTTATTTATCATGGCAACTATGTGACATGGTTTGAAGTTGCACGTACAGATTATATTTATAAATTAGGCTTTAATTATGCAGGTATGGAAGAACGCGGTATTATTTCTCCTGTAACTGATTTGAATATCAAATATATTAAACCTGTTACTTATCCAGAAAAAGTAAGAGTTAAAACGTGGGTAGAGCGCTATTCACGTATTCGTTCATTATATTGTTATGAGATACTAAATGAACAAGATGAGATTGTAACTAAAGGTTCGACTGAAATTATTTGTATGACTAGAGATACACGTACTCCGATTCGTTTAGATCGCCGCTTCCCAGATTGGCATGAAACTTATCAAGAAGTCGAAAAAAGAAATAGAGCCGGAGAAACATTTGAGGTTACTAACGGCATTTAA
- the plsY gene encoding glycerol-3-phosphate 1-O-acyltransferase PlsY, translating into MMIVLMLLLAYLVGSFPSGVIIGKLFFKKDIRQFGSGNTGATNSFRVLGRPAGFAVTFLDIFKGFIVVFFPLWFPVHPTGPISEFFTHGLIVGVFAIIGHVYPIFLKFQGGKAVATSAGVVLGVAPILLLILAAIFFLTLYLTKYVSLSSIVAAICCVIGSLIIHDYILLGVSIIVAILLILRHRTNIVRIFKGEEPKIKWM; encoded by the coding sequence ATGATGATTGTACTCATGCTTCTGCTCGCCTACCTTGTAGGGTCATTTCCGAGCGGAGTTATCATCGGAAAATTGTTCTTCAAGAAAGACATCAGACAATTTGGAAGCGGCAATACAGGCGCTACGAACAGTTTTCGTGTTCTAGGGCGACCCGCAGGTTTTGCCGTCACATTTTTAGATATATTTAAAGGTTTTATTGTGGTGTTTTTCCCATTATGGTTCCCGGTGCATCCGACAGGTCCTATCAGTGAATTCTTTACACACGGCTTAATTGTCGGTGTGTTTGCGATTATCGGCCATGTTTATCCGATTTTCTTGAAATTCCAAGGTGGTAAAGCGGTAGCTACAAGTGCCGGAGTCGTATTAGGAGTTGCCCCAATATTATTATTAATATTAGCAGCTATCTTTTTCCTCACACTTTATTTAACAAAGTATGTATCTTTATCAAGTATTGTTGCAGCGATTTGTTGTGTCATTGGTTCGTTGATTATCCATGACTATATATTGCTCGGTGTAAGTATCATTGTAGCAATTCTCTTGATATTAAGACATCGTACTAACATTGTACGTATCTTTAAAGGTGAGGAACCTAAAATTAAATGGATGTAA
- a CDS encoding IS110 family transposase gives MNYLGVDISKNTSVVAHYQNDKFQKEFTIQNNENGYNFLLKYLNQMDSLQIVFESTGIYSRSMKKFCRLHQFDYFELNPLEAKFKTSSLRSWKTDKSDAHKLARMVHDLPATESPQAYEEIYFELRERVRFHLQIESQQNKLKTGIIEQLHQTFPGLEKLFSNRYSMIALNIAELFTHPDIVVELDKERLVEEIFNSTDKAMSRDKAEKHAVQLINIAHESFPNVDRHSFLVEKARILIKDLKSSMQKLKELDKAMIELAKQMDCFESIYSIPGIGELTAAMIVGELGDITRFYSHKQINAFVGIDVKRYQSGNTHCRDTINKRGNKKARQIFYSIIMNILKGKRHYDNHVADYYYKLKEQPYGKSHKTAVVACINKLLKTIHYLVNNHKLYDYQMAPH, from the coding sequence ATTAATTATTTAGGCGTTGATATCAGTAAAAACACCAGTGTGGTGGCACATTACCAAAATGACAAATTCCAAAAGGAATTTACCATTCAAAACAATGAAAACGGTTATAATTTTCTTTTAAAGTATCTGAACCAGATGGATAGTCTGCAAATTGTATTCGAATCAACGGGAATTTATTCAAGAAGCATGAAAAAATTTTGTCGTCTGCATCAATTCGACTATTTTGAGTTGAATCCTTTAGAAGCCAAGTTCAAAACCAGTTCTTTAAGATCGTGGAAAACCGATAAATCCGATGCGCATAAACTCGCTCGAATGGTTCATGATTTACCAGCAACTGAGAGTCCGCAGGCATACGAAGAAATATATTTTGAGTTGCGAGAACGTGTACGCTTTCATCTTCAAATCGAAAGCCAGCAAAACAAGCTCAAAACTGGAATTATCGAGCAGCTGCACCAGACATTTCCTGGTTTGGAAAAACTGTTCAGTAACCGTTATTCAATGATTGCACTTAATATCGCTGAATTGTTTACTCACCCGGATATAGTAGTCGAATTAGACAAAGAGCGCCTTGTAGAAGAAATATTTAATTCTACAGACAAAGCCATGTCCAGAGATAAAGCAGAAAAGCATGCGGTTCAATTAATAAATATTGCTCATGAAAGCTTTCCCAATGTCGACAGACATTCTTTTCTAGTTGAAAAAGCCCGTATATTAATAAAGGATTTAAAATCATCCATGCAAAAACTCAAGGAATTGGATAAAGCTATGATCGAATTAGCTAAACAAATGGATTGTTTTGAAAGTATTTATTCAATACCTGGTATCGGTGAACTGACAGCGGCTATGATTGTCGGTGAGTTAGGAGATATTACACGGTTTTACTCGCATAAACAAATCAATGCTTTTGTAGGTATTGATGTCAAAAGATATCAATCAGGCAATACCCATTGCAGAGATACAATAAATAAACGAGGAAATAAAAAAGCAAGACAAATTTTCTATTCTATTATCATGAATATTTTAAAGGGAAAGCGCCATTACGATAATCATGTTGCAGATTATTATTATAAATTAAAAGAGCAGCCTTATGGTAAATCTCACAAGACTGCCGTAGTAGCTTGTATAAACAAGCTGTTAAAAACAATTCACTATTTAGTGAATAATCATAAATTATACGACTATCAAATGGCTCCACATTAG
- a CDS encoding BCCT family transporter: MNSSQHGNNGKKLSPVFIYGSILVLIVVLAGAIFPSQFDKITNSVKLWITNDLGWYYLILTTVIVFFCVFLIFSPIGKLKLGKPNDKPEFNTISWFAMLFSAGMGIGLVFYGAAEPMGDFAAPPNAKPETAQAYTEALRSSFFHWGFHAWAVYGVVALALAYAQFRKGEAGLLSKTLRPILGDKVDGPIGTIVDVLAVFATVVGVAVSLGMGALQINGGLNYLFGIPNNVWVQGIIIIIVTILFIASAWSGLSKGIQYLSNLNIGLGAILMIIALIVGPTVLILDMMTSSTGSLFNTFLFNSFDTAALNPQKREWMSSWTLYYWGWWLSWSPFVGVFIARVSKGRSIREFMSGVLLVPAIVSFIWFSVFGVLGIETGKKHHELFKMAPETQLFGVFHHLPMGFLLSIIALLLIASFFITSADSATFVLGMQTSFGSLEPSSYIKVSWGIAQSLIAFVLLFSGGDTGLNSLQSAAIISALPFSIIVILMMISFYKDANQERKFLGLTLTPNKHRLEEYVKYSQQDYEEDILDKRKARQQ; the protein is encoded by the coding sequence ATGAATTCTTCTCAGCATGGTAATAATGGCAAGAAGTTATCGCCGGTATTTATCTATGGATCGATTCTAGTTTTAATCGTTGTTTTAGCCGGTGCTATCTTTCCAAGCCAGTTTGACAAAATAACGAACAGTGTCAAACTTTGGATTACCAATGATTTGGGTTGGTATTACTTAATTCTAACTACAGTAATCGTATTCTTCTGTGTATTCTTGATTTTCAGCCCGATTGGTAAACTTAAACTAGGTAAACCAAATGATAAACCAGAATTTAACACTATTTCTTGGTTTGCAATGTTATTCAGCGCTGGAATGGGTATCGGATTAGTATTCTATGGCGCAGCGGAACCAATGGGAGATTTTGCTGCACCGCCGAATGCCAAACCGGAAACAGCACAAGCTTATACAGAAGCATTACGTTCTTCTTTCTTCCACTGGGGCTTCCACGCTTGGGCAGTTTACGGTGTTGTTGCTTTAGCACTTGCTTATGCTCAATTTAGAAAAGGGGAAGCTGGTCTACTATCTAAAACTTTACGTCCTATTTTAGGAGACAAAGTAGATGGACCGATTGGAACAATTGTTGACGTCTTAGCAGTATTCGCAACAGTTGTCGGCGTTGCCGTATCACTTGGTATGGGTGCGTTGCAAATTAACGGTGGATTAAATTACTTATTCGGAATCCCGAATAACGTTTGGGTTCAAGGTATCATTATCATTATCGTAACTATTCTCTTTATCGCATCAGCTTGGTCTGGCCTAAGTAAAGGTATTCAATATTTAAGTAACCTTAATATTGGATTAGGGGCTATTTTAATGATTATCGCTTTAATTGTCGGACCAACAGTTCTTATTTTGGATATGATGACAAGTTCAACAGGTAGCTTATTCAATACATTCTTATTCAACAGTTTTGATACTGCTGCTTTAAATCCGCAAAAACGTGAGTGGATGTCATCATGGACATTATACTATTGGGGCTGGTGGTTAAGTTGGAGTCCATTCGTAGGTGTATTTATCGCCCGTGTTTCTAAAGGACGTTCCATCAGAGAATTTATGTCAGGCGTATTGCTAGTGCCAGCAATTGTCAGCTTTATTTGGTTCAGTGTGTTTGGTGTACTAGGTATTGAAACTGGTAAGAAACATCATGAACTATTCAAAATGGCTCCTGAGACACAATTATTTGGTGTATTCCACCACTTGCCTATGGGATTCTTATTATCTATTATCGCATTATTGTTGATTGCATCATTCTTTATTACATCAGCAGACTCAGCAACATTCGTATTAGGTATGCAAACTTCATTTGGTTCTCTAGAGCCTTCATCTTACATTAAAGTATCATGGGGAATTGCACAATCACTTATCGCATTCGTTCTGTTATTCTCAGGTGGAGATACAGGATTGAACTCACTGCAAAGTGCGGCGATTATCAGTGCCTTGCCATTCTCGATTATCGTGATACTCATGATGATCAGCTTCTACAAAGATGCTAACCAAGAACGTAAATTCTTAGGCTTGACTTTAACGCCTAACAAACATCGTTTAGAAGAGTATGTGAAATATTCTCAACAAGATTATGAAGAAGATATTCTGGACAAACGTAAAGCACGTCAACAATAA
- the mscL gene encoding large conductance mechanosensitive channel protein MscL produces MFKEFKEFAFKGNVLDLAVAVVMGAAFNKIVTSLVTYIIMPLIGLIFGTVDFAKNWTFMGIKYGLFVQSIIDFLIVAFALFIFVKLANTLMKKEEVEEAPEENIVLLTEIRDLLQQQNGTVKNEATEIITESDDTNSKKF; encoded by the coding sequence ATGTTTAAGGAATTCAAAGAATTTGCCTTCAAAGGAAATGTATTAGATTTAGCAGTAGCTGTAGTAATGGGAGCTGCTTTCAACAAAATTGTTACTTCTTTAGTAACTTACATTATTATGCCCCTTATCGGTTTAATTTTTGGAACTGTTGATTTCGCTAAAAACTGGACATTTATGGGTATTAAATACGGCTTATTTGTCCAATCCATTATTGACTTTTTAATTGTTGCCTTTGCTCTATTCATTTTTGTTAAACTTGCTAATACTTTAATGAAAAAAGAAGAAGTCGAAGAAGCTCCAGAAGAAAATATTGTACTTCTTACTGAAATCAGAGATTTATTGCAACAACAAAATGGTACAGTTAAAAATGAAGCGACTGAAATCATCACTGAATCCGATGATACAAACAGTAAGAAATTTTAA
- a CDS encoding HesB/YadR/YfhF family protein translates to MEFKLTDNAVKWFKDEFELPQSDKAIQFFVRYGGENQLKQGFSPAFNIDNKSDQAVEIGFEQDFDGVDVIIAEKDLWYFAGEDLVIDVGQHDEIEFVHNNASQAS, encoded by the coding sequence ATGGAATTCAAACTTACAGACAATGCAGTGAAATGGTTCAAAGATGAATTTGAATTACCGCAATCCGACAAAGCTATCCAATTTTTTGTACGCTACGGTGGAGAAAACCAATTAAAACAAGGTTTCAGCCCAGCATTTAATATTGATAATAAATCAGATCAAGCCGTAGAAATTGGATTTGAACAAGACTTCGATGGCGTTGATGTCATTATTGCCGAAAAAGACTTATGGTACTTCGCTGGTGAAGATTTAGTTATTGATGTTGGCCAGCATGATGAAATTGAATTTGTACACAATAATGCTTCTCAAGCATCTTAA
- the acnA gene encoding aconitate hydratase AcnA translates to MSSNLKEQAKKTFSLNGKTYTYYDLQALEEQGLTNINKLPYSIRVLLESVLRQEDGFVITDEHIEGLSKFGNGGEGEVPFKPSRVILQDFTGVPAVVDLASLRKAMNDVGGDIDKINPEVPVDLVIDHSVQVDSYANPEALQRNMKLEFHRNYERYQFLNWATKAFDNYNAVPPATGIVHQVNLEYLANVVHARDVDGETVAFPDTLVGTDSHTTMINGLGVLGWGVGGIEAEAGMLGQPSYFPIPEVIGVRLTNALPQGATATDLALRVTEELRKKGVVGKFVEFFGPGVQHLPLADRATIANMAPEYGATCGFFPVDEESLKYLRLTGRSEEQIELVEEYLKQNHMFFDVSKEDPSYTDVVELDLSTVEPSLSGPKRPQDLIKLGDMKESFEKSVTAPAGNQGFGFDESEFDKKAKIEFEDGRTAEMTTGDIAIAAITSCTNTSNPYVMLGAGLVAKNAVEKGLKVPEFVKTSLAPGSKVVTGYLADSGLQEYLDELGFNLVGYGCTTCIGNSGPLLPEIEKAISGEDLLVTSVLSGNRNFEGRIHPLVKGNYLASPPLVVAYALAGTVDIDLQHDSLGKDKDGNDVYLKDIWPSIKEVADAVDSAVTPDLFREEYADVYTNNEMWNEIDVTDEPLYDFDPKSTYIQNPTFFQGLSKEPGTIEPLKNLRVMGKFGDSVTTDHISPAGAIGKDTPAGKYLQDNDVPIREFNSYGSRRGNHEVMVRGTFANIRIKNQLAPGTEGGFTTYWPTDEVMPIYDAAMKYKEDGTGLVVLAGNDYGMGSSRDWAAKGTNLLGVKTVIAQSYERIHRSNLVMMGVLPLQFLDGESADSLGLDGREEISVDIDEDVKPHDKVKVTAKKESGEVVEFEAIARFDSLVELDYYRHGGILQLVLRKKLQNA, encoded by the coding sequence ATGTCTTCTAACTTAAAAGAGCAGGCAAAGAAAACGTTTTCTCTTAATGGAAAAACGTACACTTATTATGATTTGCAAGCATTAGAAGAACAAGGTTTAACAAACATCAACAAACTGCCATACTCAATTCGAGTATTATTAGAATCAGTTTTACGTCAAGAAGATGGTTTTGTTATAACTGACGAGCATATCGAAGGGTTATCTAAATTTGGTAATGGCGGAGAAGGCGAAGTACCATTCAAACCTTCACGCGTAATTTTACAAGACTTCACTGGTGTTCCAGCTGTTGTAGACTTAGCTTCACTACGTAAAGCAATGAATGATGTTGGTGGGGATATCGACAAAATCAATCCGGAAGTTCCAGTTGATTTAGTAATTGACCACTCTGTACAAGTTGACAGCTATGCTAATCCAGAAGCTTTACAACGTAACATGAAATTAGAATTTCACCGTAACTATGAACGTTATCAATTCTTGAACTGGGCTACTAAAGCATTTGATAACTATAATGCAGTACCACCAGCAACTGGTATCGTTCACCAAGTAAACTTAGAGTATTTAGCAAATGTTGTACACGCTAGAGACGTAGACGGCGAAACAGTAGCTTTCCCTGATACATTAGTAGGTACAGACTCTCATACAACAATGATCAACGGTCTTGGCGTTCTAGGCTGGGGTGTTGGCGGTATCGAAGCTGAAGCAGGAATGCTTGGACAACCTTCATACTTCCCAATTCCAGAAGTTATCGGCGTGCGCTTGACAAATGCATTGCCACAAGGTGCAACAGCAACTGACTTAGCGTTACGTGTAACAGAAGAATTACGTAAAAAAGGCGTTGTAGGTAAATTTGTTGAATTCTTTGGCCCTGGTGTACAACACCTTCCATTAGCAGACCGTGCTACAATTGCTAACATGGCGCCTGAATACGGTGCAACATGTGGTTTCTTCCCAGTAGACGAAGAATCTCTTAAATATTTACGTTTAACTGGCCGTTCTGAAGAACAAATTGAACTTGTTGAAGAATACTTGAAACAAAATCATATGTTCTTTGATGTATCAAAAGAAGATCCATCATACACAGACGTTGTTGAATTAGATTTATCTACAGTTGAACCTTCTTTATCAGGTCCTAAACGTCCACAAGACTTAATTAAATTAGGCGACATGAAAGAATCATTCGAAAAATCTGTAACTGCTCCAGCAGGTAACCAAGGCTTCGGGTTTGATGAATCAGAATTCGATAAAAAAGCGAAAATTGAATTTGAAGACGGCAGAACTGCTGAAATGACTACTGGTGACATTGCAATCGCTGCAATTACATCATGTACTAATACATCTAACCCATACGTTATGTTAGGTGCAGGTTTAGTAGCTAAAAATGCTGTTGAAAAAGGCTTGAAAGTTCCTGAGTTCGTTAAAACTTCATTAGCGCCAGGTTCAAAAGTTGTAACAGGTTACTTAGCTGATTCTGGTTTACAAGAATATCTTGATGAATTAGGATTCAACCTAGTAGGTTATGGTTGTACAACTTGTATCGGTAACTCTGGTCCACTTTTACCAGAAATCGAGAAAGCTATTTCAGGCGAAGATTTATTAGTGACATCTGTATTATCAGGTAACCGTAACTTTGAAGGACGTATCCATCCTTTAGTAAAAGGTAACTACTTAGCATCACCACCATTAGTTGTGGCTTATGCATTAGCAGGTACTGTGGATATCGATCTTCAACATGATTCTTTAGGTAAAGATAAAGATGGTAACGATGTTTACTTAAAAGATATCTGGCCTTCAATTAAAGAAGTTGCGGATGCAGTTGATAGTGCTGTTACACCTGACTTATTCCGTGAAGAATACGCAGATGTATACACTAACAATGAAATGTGGAATGAAATTGATGTTACAGACGAGCCATTATATGACTTTGATCCTAAATCAACTTACATTCAAAACCCAACATTCTTCCAAGGTCTATCTAAAGAACCTGGTACAATTGAACCATTGAAAAACTTACGTGTGATGGGTAAATTCGGTGATTCAGTAACTACTGACCATATCTCACCAGCTGGTGCAATTGGTAAAGATACACCTGCAGGTAAATACTTGCAAGATAACGATGTACCAATCAGAGAGTTCAACTCTTACGGTTCAAGACGTGGTAACCATGAAGTAATGGTTCGTGGTACATTCGCGAATATCCGTATTAAAAACCAATTAGCTCCTGGTACAGAAGGTGGCTTCACGACTTATTGGCCAACTGATGAAGTAATGCCGATATATGACGCTGCAATGAAATACAAAGAAGACGGTACTGGCTTAGTTGTATTAGCAGGCAATGACTACGGTATGGGATCTTCACGTGACTGGGCAGCTAAAGGTACAAACCTTTTAGGTGTTAAAACAGTTATCGCTCAAAGTTACGAACGTATCCACCGTTCAAACTTAGTTATGATGGGTGTACTTCCGTTACAATTCCTAGACGGCGAATCAGCTGACAGCTTAGGATTAGATGGCAGAGAAGAAATTTCTGTTGATATTGATGAAGATGTAAAACCACATGACAAAGTTAAAGTGACAGCGAAAAAAGAATCAGGCGAAGTTGTAGAATTTGAAGCTATTGCTCGTTTCGACTCACTTGTTGAATTAGATTACTATCGCCACGGTGGTATCTTACAATTAGTATTACGTAAAAAATTACAAAATGCTTAA